One stretch of Acidobacteriota bacterium DNA includes these proteins:
- a CDS encoding NUDIX hydrolase, producing the protein MPEVDREQLPPRSGESFDEEVPARPASSVIVLRDDPFEVLMMRRTPQSTFVPNAWIFPGGAVEPSDRDIAARLGGDETMAHRVCALRELIEEVSIGPDGAIPVERRDAFLATRFPDLTRELLDRLVPTSRWITPVGVPKRFDTWFYLFEVPPGTDAVHDEIEGVDHRWITPSDALEKASSREMPMLFPTLRNLEAIAGFSSPRELLQSRKDFVIRPVRPVLVVENGRTRIELPGEP; encoded by the coding sequence ATGCCTGAAGTCGACCGCGAGCAGCTCCCTCCCCGCTCCGGTGAGAGCTTCGACGAGGAGGTCCCGGCCCGCCCGGCCTCCAGCGTGATCGTCCTGCGCGACGACCCGTTCGAGGTTCTCATGATGCGCAGAACTCCGCAGAGCACCTTCGTCCCGAACGCCTGGATCTTCCCCGGCGGCGCCGTCGAGCCCTCGGACCGCGACATCGCCGCACGGCTCGGTGGAGACGAGACGATGGCGCACAGGGTTTGCGCTCTGCGCGAGCTGATCGAGGAGGTCTCGATCGGTCCGGACGGGGCGATCCCCGTCGAACGCCGGGACGCATTTCTCGCGACCCGCTTTCCCGACCTCACCAGGGAGTTGCTCGACCGACTCGTGCCGACGTCGCGATGGATTACGCCGGTCGGCGTACCGAAGCGATTCGATACGTGGTTCTATCTCTTCGAGGTTCCCCCTGGTACCGATGCGGTTCATGACGAGATCGAAGGCGTCGACCATCGGTGGATCACACCCTCCGACGCACTCGAGAAAGCGAGCTCGCGAGAGATGCCGATGCTCTTTCCGACGCTGCGGAATCTCGAGGCCATCGCCGGGTTCAGCTCGCCGCGCGAGCTCCTGCAGTCACGAAAAGATTTCGTCATTCGACCGGTTCGGCCCGTTCTCGTCGTGGAGAACGGCCGCACCCGCATCGAGCTCCCGGGAGAACCGTGA
- a CDS encoding molybdenum cofactor biosynthesis protein MoaE, producing the protein MRLTSHPIDTAALRSALVRTTDGAVVVFEGIVRDHHEGRAVSHLEYEAYGSMAEREIETILESIHTKYPGVAVEIRHRTGSLRIGEIAVAIVAVASHRAEAFAVCREVIDRVKETVPIWKKEYGPDGERWVGWQGEEAGKTNA; encoded by the coding sequence GTGAGACTCACGTCCCACCCGATCGATACGGCCGCGCTCCGTTCAGCTCTCGTGAGAACGACCGACGGAGCCGTCGTAGTGTTCGAGGGAATCGTCAGGGATCATCATGAAGGCCGGGCCGTATCCCATCTCGAGTACGAGGCCTACGGTTCGATGGCCGAGCGCGAGATCGAGACGATTCTCGAGTCGATCCACACAAAGTACCCCGGCGTCGCTGTGGAGATCAGGCATCGCACCGGCTCGCTTCGCATCGGAGAGATTGCGGTCGCGATCGTTGCGGTCGCTTCCCACCGCGCCGAGGCTTTCGCCGTCTGCCGGGAAGTCATCGATCGGGTCAAGGAGACGGTTCCGATCTGGAAGAAGGAGTACGGTCCGGACGGCGAGCGGTGGGTTGGCTGGCAGGGGGAGGAGGCCGGTAAAACGAATGCCTGA
- a CDS encoding MoaD/ThiS family protein, translating into MRIRLLAFAGLQDVLGARELPFEIPAGSTVTDVWELLAERNPALRAVPQPPAAVNEQYERENVKLSDGDELAFIPPVSGG; encoded by the coding sequence ATGCGCATCCGACTCCTCGCCTTCGCGGGGCTCCAGGACGTTCTGGGCGCCCGCGAGCTTCCCTTCGAGATCCCCGCGGGCTCGACCGTCACCGACGTCTGGGAGCTGCTCGCCGAACGGAACCCCGCTCTGCGCGCAGTTCCTCAGCCACCCGCCGCCGTCAACGAACAATATGAGCGAGAGAATGTGAAGCTCAGCGACGGCGACGAGCTCGCCTTCATTCCCCCGGTCTCGGGAGGATGA